From Pyrenophora tritici-repentis strain M4 chromosome 1, whole genome shotgun sequence, the proteins below share one genomic window:
- a CDS encoding amidohydrolase, producing MVSASLYREQLQKPWKPSGQKIYVFTNVNLVDVEAGVIHENSTVTLSGGRIEDIRLQSHTNGDIAAHTSSDAATRVDFGGKYLCPGLFDCHVHIIAVPGEREWQDTKNLNLTASAYRHAYVCQQMLDRGFTAVRDCGGASLALKQSIEDSLIQGPRLFIAGAFLSQTGGHGDTRGSHDHSNIECCGGGSSNFPSFICDGAPECLRAARENIRTGSDFLKIMGGGGVCSPTDRIDNVQFTSEEIRAITTVAKNSQTFVTSHAYTPQSIRQAMENGVLGIEHGNLIDEETAELMAEKGAYLTPTLVTYTAMGEEKFAGYMPAESMEKNAQVYAAGLQGLKIAADAGVNICYGSDLLGHLGMNQLNEFTIRSQVLPPLAILQSATITPAKMMGQDKFLGQIKEGFAADLLVLNANPLEDITILAQPEKHLLAVIKDGRVCMSRWRSLDQDVHKVRAYIE from the coding sequence ATGGTGTCTGCATCTCTATATCGCGAACAACTTCAGAAGCCATGGAAGCCCTCAGGACAAAAGATCTATGTCTTTACTAATGTCAATCTTGTCGATGTCGAGGCTGGAGTTATCCACGAGAACTCCACTGTCACACTATCTGGTGGGCGGATCGAGGATATCAGGCTTCAATCTCACACCAATGGCGACATCGCCGCTCACACCTCATCCGACGCCGCCACAAGAGTAGATTTCGGGGGCAAGTACCTCTGCCCAGGCCTGTTCGATTGCCATGTACACATCATTGCCGTGCCAGGAGAGAGAGAATGGCAAGATACCAAGAATCTGAACCTAACAGCTTCAGCCTACAGACACGCATATGTCTGTCAGCAAATGCTCGATAGAGGCTTCACCGCAGTGCGAGATTGCGGCGGTGCATCACTAGCCCTCAAACAATCAATCGAAGACAGTTTAATCCAAGGCCCTCGATTATTCATCGCCGGTGCATTCCTGAGTCAAACAGGCGGACACGGAGACACGCGCGGCTCTCACGACCACTCCAACATCGAATGCTGCGGCGGCGGTTCATCAAACTTCCCGTCTTTCATTTGCGACGGCGCACCAGAGTGTCTGCGGGCAGCTCGGGAAAACATTCGAACGGGATCCGACTTTCTTAAGATCatgggcggtggtggtgttTGCAGTCCGACAGATCGTATCGACAATGTTCAATTTACGTCGGAGGAAATTCGCGCCATTACTACGGTCGCTAAGAATAGTCAGACATTTGTGACTTCGCATGCGTACACCCCGCAATCGATCCGGCAGGCGATGGAGAATGGGGTGCTGGGTATCGAGCACGGCAACTTGATCGACGAGGAAACCGCTGAATTGATGGCCGAAAAGGGGGCGTATCTCACACCCACTTTGGTCACTTATACTGCGATGGGAGAGGAGAAGTTTGCCGGATACATGCCAGCAGAGTCCATGGAAAAGAACGCACAGGTGTATGCTGCAGGATTACAAGGGTTGAAGATCGCTGCTGACGCTGGAGTAAACATCTGCTACGGCTCTGATCTTCTTGGACATCTTGGTATGAATCAACTTAATGAGTTCACCATTCGGAGTCAGGTACTGCCTCCTCTGGCCATCTTGCAGAGTGCGACTATAACACCTGCGAAGATGATGGGACAGGACAAGTTCCTGGGTCAGATCAAGGAAGGCTTCGCTGCGGATTTGCTTGTTTTGAATGCCAATCCTTTGGAGGATATCACTATCTTGGCACAGCCGGAAAAACACCTTTTGGCTGTTATCAAGGACGGGAGAGTATGTATGAGTAGATGGAGGTCGCTTGATCAAGATGTTCATAAGGTGCGGGCATACATAGAATGA
- a CDS encoding aerobactin siderophore biosynthesis protein iucB, with amino-acid sequence MAPVNIVHLPNGQNLTVTPVFGGLFFKSSDIATHSPFPPGWTIKPTLNGDHLYISSISNPSSNEYKPAASPTRQIAMMLWATLYWYFHQPEPTLQVTNTLSKNTADAGKPKGEWRININREGVFKGKVVLPKLERMGLIMSEESIVGCAQEESSPEGWSRMFVSRRTFWQLDPRIYLFTLSPLANNNSPFPSGSPYPSRPSSPAPGGDSKKEHQLDQVSPGLWSPTAPGPFHSSSHLPTFYPPPPAQYVFTNNIRHPIRPKPPRQGEILYTRYIPSVGQYLSFRVASISSKPLRHQGPVSNHSPFPNRNSALIAAESPTTGSPNAGMSDVEYLHKWMNDPRVAHFWGEAGPQSHQEEFLRKGLQSKNSFPVIGCWDGKPFGYFELYWVKEDNLGKYLPIVSDYDRGFHCLVGEQEFRGSHRVKIWLSALVHYCWLADNRTERVMLEPRVDNEKLAHYLQEAGFYKEREISLPHKQSNLFKINRDVWRGPAL; translated from the exons ATGGCACCAGTCAACATTGTGCATCTGCCAAATGGCCAGAACCTCACCGTTACGCCTGTCTTTGGAGGTCTATTCTTCAAGTCGAGCGACATCGCTACCCACTCGCCCTTTCCGCCAGGTTGGACAATT AAGCCCACGCTGAATGGAGACCACCTCTATATCTCGTCCATTTCGAATCCCAGCAGCAATGAGTACAAGCCTGCTGCGTCGCCGACGCGCCAAATTGCCATGATGCTGTGGGCGACATTGTACTGGTACTTCCACCAGCCAGAGCCAACACTCCAGGTTACGAATACGCTGTCGAAAAATACCGCCGATGCAGGAAAGCCAAAGGGAGAATGGAGGATTAACATAAACAGAGAGGGTGTGTTCAAGGGCAAAGTCGTGCTGCCCAAACTGGAGCGCATGGGGCTCATAATGAGCGAAGAATCAATCGTGGGTTGCGCACAAGAAGAAAGCTCTCCCGAAGGCTGGTCGCGCATGTTTGTCAGTCGGAGGACCTTCTGGCAGTTGGACCCTAGGATATACCTGTTCACGCTTTCGCCCTTGGCAAACAACAATTCGCCCTTCCCGTCAGGCTCGCCCTATCCTTCCAGACCATCATCGCCCGCTCCTGGAGGTGATTCGAAAAAGGAACATCAGTTGGATCAGGTATCGCCCGGCCTATGGTCGCCTACCGCTCCAGGACCGTTCCACTCGAGTTCGCATCTACCCACATTCTATCCTCCCCCGCCAGCACAATATGTCTTTACTAATAACATACGACACCCCATACGCCCGAAACCACCCCGACAAGGAGAGATACTGTACACCAGATACATACCCAGCGTCGGGCAATACCTCTCATTCCGGGTTGCTTCCATTTCCTCCAAGCCGCTCCGTCATCAGGGTCCTGTCTCCAACCATTCGCCTTTCCCGAATCGGAACAGTGCTCTCATAGCTGCTGAATCTCCAACAACGGGTTCGCCGAATGCTGGCATGTCAGATGTTGAATACCTGCACAAGTGGATGAATGACCCCCGAGTAGCACATTTCTGGGGCGAGGCAGGACCTCAGTCTCACCAAGAAGAATTCCTTCGGAAGGGACTACAATCGAAAAATTCGTTCCCAGTCATAGGCTGCTGGGACGGAAAGCCCTTTGGCTATTTTGAGTTATACTGGGTCAAGGAGGACAATCTCGGAAAGTACTTACCGATCGTCAGCGATTACGATCGAGGCTTTCACTGCTTGGTGGGCGAGCAAGAATTCCGGGGTTCGCACAGGGTCAAGATCTGGTTAAGTGCGTTGGTACATTACTGTTGGCTCGCCGACAACCGTACAGAAAGGGTGATGTTGGAACCGAGAGTCGACAACGAAAA ACTTGCGCACTATCTCCAAGAAGCCGGCTTCTACAAGGAGCGAGAAATCAGCCTCCCGCACAAGCAGAGTAACCTGTTCAAAATCAATCGCGATGTCTGGAGGGGACCGGCGTTGTAG
- a CDS encoding PurB, Adenylosuccinate lyase, producing the protein MANTTDAAMFDTYQTSLTNRYCSPEMSQLFSQRSRHSTWRKLWLFLAEAEKELGIETISEDALSQMREHLKVTDDEFGVAKVEEKKRRHDVMAHVHAYGQVAPAAAGIIHYGATSCYVTDNAELLLMRDGLDLLLPKLAKVISNLSAFALQWKSEPTLAYTHLQPAQLITVGKRAAQWAQDLLFDLEAIESVREGLQFRGAQGTTGTQASFLEIFNGDSKKCDQLNELLCKKAGFPSCYAVSTQTYTRKVDLIIANAICGLGASAQKITGDIRHLASWKELEEPFEKDQIGSSAMAYKRNPMRCERVCSLSRELMSKPASFASTLASQWMERTLDDSAIRRMDIPEMFLLADAILLSLDNVTAGLVVYPKRVDARVQEELSFMITESIIMRLVAKGESRQEAHEQIRVLSHQAGAQVKNEGKPNDLVDRIRKTDFFKPIWGELDNMLDSKLYTGRSEEIVEKFCGAGGILAQKLGKYQDYIQGAKVSELNV; encoded by the exons ATGGCGAATACAACAGATGCTGCCATGTTCGATACCTATCAGACTTCTCTCACCAATAGGTACTGCTCACCGGAGATGTCGCAACTGTTCTCCCAGCGCAGCCGGCATTCCACATGGCGCAAGCTCTGGCTCTTCCTCGCAGAGGCTGAGAAAGAGCTCGGCATTGAGACCATCAGCGAAGATGCCTTGAGCCAAATGAGAGAACATTTGAAAGTCACCGATGACGAATTCGGCGTCGCCAAGGTCGAGGAGAAGAAGCGAAGGCACGATGTCATGGCCCACGTTCATGCCTATGGGCAGGTTGCCCCGGCAGCGGCTGGCATCATCCACTATGGT GCAACAAGCTGCTATGTGACCGATAATGCCGAGCTCCTGCTTATGCGCGACGGCCTGGATCTCTTACTCCCAAAGCTCGCAAAAGTAATCTCCAACCTCTCCGCTTTCGCTCTGCAGTGGAAGAGCGAGCCAACCCTGGCCTACACCCATCTACAGCCCGCCCAGCTCATCACTGTTGGTAAGCGCGCTGCCCAATGGGCGCAAGACCTTCTCTTCGATCTAGAGGCCATTGAGAGCGTTCGTGAGGGCCTGCAGTTCCGCGGTGCCCAAGGAACTACCGGAACACAAGCCTCTTTCCTCGAGATCTTCAACGGCGACAGCAAGAAGTGCGACCAGCTCAACGAACTACTGTGCAAAAAGGCCGGCTTCCCATCCTGCTACGCCGTTTCCACCCAGACCTACACGCGCAAAGTCGACCTCATCATCGCAAATGCCATCTGCGGTCTCGGTGCCAGCGCTCAGAAGATCACTGGCGACATCCGCCATCTCGCTAGCTGGAAGGAACTCGAGGAACCCTTTGAGAAGGACCAGATAGGCTCTTCTGCCATGGCATACAAGCGCAACCCCATGCGTTGTGAGCGCGTCTGCTCGCTATCCCGAGAACTCATGTCCAAGCCCGCTTCCTTCGCAAGTACCCTAGCCAGCCAGTGGATGGAGCGAACCCTCGATGACTCTGCAATCCGCCGCATGGACATTCCTGAGATGTTCTTGCTTGCAGATGCTATCTTGCTCTCACTCGACAACGTCACTGCTGGCCTCGTTGTCTACCCCAAGCGTGTCGATGCCCGCGTTCAAGAAGAATTGTCTTTTATGATCACTGAATCCATCATTATGCGTCTGGTGGCGAAGGGTGAATCGCGTCAGGAAGCCCACGAGCAGATCCGTGTCCTGTCTCACCAAGCTGGCGCCCAGGTCAAGAACGAGGGAAAGCCGAATGATCTCGTCGACAGGATCAGGAAGACGGATTTCTTCAAGCCCATCTGGGGTGAGCTGGACAACATGTTGGACAGTAAGCTGTATACAGGCCGTAGCGAGGAGATCGTCGAGAAGTTCTGCGGTGCCGGCGGCATCCTGGCGCAGAAGCTGGGCAAATACCAGGACTATATCCAGGGCGCCAAGGTGAGCGAACTCAACGTGTAG
- a CDS encoding DUF1421 domain containing protein — MSASCTDVACSTNFAIVKCTDTSAPACYEWRFIYDRMVFTQHGCAATPFTSTAFHSLGMALSSSNTVDVTFTATATQEPLVTPPSSSSAPSPNPSKPGIGIIVGSTIGACLFASFIVIVFFLVWRRRRAVKRNAVQTHLYQQTTQTLVEYNPLGFPSPVFSSPANPYRDECKGWQQQQQQSIQGNGEVPRYPGMEQGRLGIVEADGFERPVEAPTAEK; from the coding sequence ATGTCCGCATCTTGCACAGACGTAGCCTGCTCAACCAACTTCGCAATAGTGAAATGCACTGATACCTCAGCACCCGCATGCTACGAGTGGCGCTTCATCTACGACAGAATGGTCTTTACACAACACGGCTGCGCAGCCACACCCTTCACAAGCACAGCTTTCCACAGCCTGGGCATGGCGCTTTcaagcagcaatacagtaGACGTAACATTCACCGCAACAGCCACTCAAGAGCCCCTCGTCACACCCCCTTCCTCCTCCTCCGCCCCATCACCAAATCCCTCCAAACCCGGCATCGGCATCATAGTAGGCAGTACAATCGGCGCCTGTCTCTTCGCTTCattcatcgtcatcgtcttCTTTCTCGTGTGGCGCAGACGCAGGGCCGTGAAGAGAAATGCGGTACAGACGCATTTGTATCAGCAGACGACACAGACGTTGGTTGAGTATAATCCGCTTGGGTTTCCTTCGCCGGTATTCTCGTCGCCTGCGAATCCGTATCGTGATGAATGTAAGGGGtggcagcagcaacaacagcagtCGATACAGGGGAATGGGGAGGTACCGCGGTATCCGGGGATGGAGCAGGGGCGGTTGGGCATTGTTGAGGCTGATGGGTTTGAGAGGCCGGTGGAGGCGCCTACGGCTGAGAAATGA
- a CDS encoding Herpes-BLLF1 multi-domain protein: MLADSKINSLDTRLEQFKLNDQTRHVDLTNLLKEYGQLLDEYKTLKNAYENSSSRGTTSPGAVPTSTESAAAEPRNPYVLVLVDGNGYIFNDELISDKEEGGMRAARMLSEAVEKYLAHSVPHARQARVFVRIYADLTNLSKQLAKSKVVGLEKRSISSFTAGFTRAISLFDYVDALDEEGTKFKITEQFKVASEDAACSHIVFAGCHDSAYLSQLIPYSGVRDKITLVQGAGWNSEFQQFNLNITQFPTLFRWSGLPAVAPPSKAAAPAASKHKAAAPKLVLMPGASTRKESWRRDGSFSVTDSTLGDSSPPLTNNGFREQDRVGWEERSAYTQTAKGGQKSASKEKQPCTFFQKGVCRYGNKCNFQHIPKGFDSSNGVNGNHPPSGQSSQFFSVQSSQAPPASSQAFQNPNKRSNISSVLPTTVVHGFIPINRSHKRLDPYIPTPTQQDWKKYNTLFQEAKPCNTYHLQGICTAFPCPYDHSPIDPDTKRVLEYVVKGNPCPQKGECRKDECFYGHVCQKDGCMGLQGQVVKGCKFKPELHYGVEECRLASLVPGTYDANSGGVGVDGLDPLGGHPAW; this comes from the exons ATGCTAGCTGATAGCAAGATCAACTCCCTCGACACGCGCTTGGAACAGTTTAAGCTCAACGATCAAACCAGACATGTTGATTTGACG AACCTCCTCAAGGAGTACGGCCAGTTACTCGACGAGTACAAAACCTTGAAAAATGCCTACGAGAATAGTAGCAGCAGAGGTACCACTAGCCCAGGAGCTGTACCGACGTCTACGGAATCTGCAGCTGCAGAGCCCCGAAACCCTTACGTCCTAGTGCTTGTGGACGGCAACGGTTACATT TTCAACGATGAGTTGATCAGCGATAAAGAGGAAGGTGGTATGCGCGCTGCTCGTATGCTCAGTGAAGCTGTAGAAAAGTATCTAGCTCACAGCGTCCCACATGCCCGCCAAGCACGTGTATTTGTTCGCATATACGCTGACCTAACAAACTTGTCAAAACAACTTGCAAAGTCAAAAGTGGTTGGGTTGGAAAAGCGTTCAATTTCGTCCTTTACGGCTGGGTTTACCCGCGCGATAAGCTTATTTGACTACGTTGATGCTTTGGACGAGGAGGGAACGAAGTTCAAGATTACAG AACAATTCAAGGTTGCTTCAGAAGACGCAGCCTGCAGTCACATAGTGTTTGCTGGCTGCCATGACTCGGCTTACCTATCTCAACTCATACCCTACAGTGGAGTACGCGATAAGATTACACTCGTCCAGGGCGCCGGATGGAACTCGGAATTTCAGCAATTCAACTTGAATATCACTCAGTTTCCGACACTCTTTAGATGGTCTGGACTTCCTGCTGTCGCACCTCCCAGCAAGGCGGCTGCACCTGCGGCGTCCAAGCACAAGGCAGCAGCACCCAAGCTGGTACTAATGCCAGGAGCATCTACTCGTAAGGAATCATGGCGACGAGATGGCTCCTTTAGCGTGACCGATTCCACGTTGGGCGACTCATCTCCTCCACTGACTAATAATGGCTTTAGAGAACAGGATCGTGTCGGATGGGAAGAGCGATCGGCATACACCCAAACCGCAAAAGGCGGCCAAAAGAGTGCTTCAAAGGAAAAGCAACCCTGCACCTTCTTCCAGAAAGGCGTTTGTCGCTACGGCAACAAATGTAACTTTCAACACATTCCCAAAGGTTTCGACAGCAGCAACGGCGTAAACGGTAACCACCCACCCAGCGGCCAATCATCACAGTTCTTCTCCGTACAGTCCTCGCAAGCCCCGCCAGCATCATCACAAGCCTTCCAAAACCCCAACAAACGCAGCAACATCTCGTCCGTCCTACCCACCACCGTAGTCCACGGCTTCATCCCCATCAACCGCTCACACAAACGCCTCGACCCTTACATCCCCACGCCCACCCAGCAAGACTGGAAGAAGTACAACACCCTGTTCCAAGAGGCCAAACCATGCAACACATACCACCTCCAGGGCATTTGTACCGCGTTCCCCTGCCCCTACGACCATAGCCCCATCGACCCGGATACTAAGCGCGTCTTGGAGTACGTGGTAAAGGGTAATCCGTGTCCGCAGAAGGGCGAGTGTAGAAAGGACGAATGCTTCTATGGCCATGTTTGTCAGAAGGATGGTTGTATGGGACTGCAGGGACAGGTTGTCAAGGGGTGTAAGTTCAAGCCTGAATTGCACTATGGGGTCGAGGAGTGTAGGTTGGCGAGTTTGGTGCCGGGCACTTATGATGCCAATAGTGGGGGTGTGGGTGTTGATGGGTTGGATCCGCTTGGTGGTCATCCTGCGTGGTAG
- a CDS encoding SodA, Superoxide dismutase: MNTTLLRTSALRSAVRAAAPVTSRAGLAGTTFVRGKATLPDLPYDYGALEPNISGKIMELHHKNHHNTYVTSFNNFSEQIQEAKQKEDIKAQIALQPLINFHGGGHINHSLFWENLAPTNQGGGEPPTGALSAAINTNYGSLDAFKEKFNAALAGIQGSGWAWLVQDTQTGGIQIKTYANQDPVVGQFRPILGVDAWEHAYYLDYQNRKAEYFKAIWNVINWKAAEKRFQ; encoded by the exons ATGAACACGACACTCCTCCGCACATCTGCCTTGCGCTCGGCTGTCCGAGCTGCGGCTCCCGTAACTTCCCGCGCTGGACTCGCAGGCACAACATTTGTTCGCGGCAAGGCGACGCTACCCGATCTTCCAT ACGACTATGGCGCGCTCGAACCCAACATCTCGGGCAAGATCATGGAGTTGCACCACAAGAACCACCACAACACCTACGTAACCTCGTTCAACAACTTCAGCGAGCAAATCCAAGAGGCCAAGCAGAAGGAAGACATCAAGGCTCAAATTGCGCTGCAGCCCCTCATCAACTTCCACGGTGGCGGTCACATCAACCACTCGCTGTTCTGGGAGAACCTCGCGCCTACCAACCAGGGCGGTGGTGAACCCCCGACTGGTGCTCTATCGGCCGCCATCAACACCAACTATGGCAGCCTCGACGCCTTCAAGGAGAAGTTTAACGCTGCGCTGGCAGGTATCCAGGGTAGTGGATGGGCTTGGCTGGTACAGGACACGCAGACTGGCGGCATCCAAATCAAGACATACGCCAACCAGGACCCCGTTGTAGGCCAATTCCGCCCAATCCTGGGTGTTGATGCGTGGGAGCA TGCCTACTACCTCGACTACCAGAACCGCAAGGCCGAATACTTCAAGGCCATCTGGAACGTCATCAACTGGAAGGCAGCTGAGAAGCGCTTCCAGTAA
- a CDS encoding mitochondrial 37S ribosomal protein mS37, which produces MVPKPQGSAVQSATHRPLPPLPKLRVRRPNKPEMNPCLGAMSSVLGCWASSGYSVQGCALLEQKLRQCMDAPRNPNQKKNNINFHLSRMYPKIVGPHKRN; this is translated from the exons ATGGTCCCGAAGCCTCAGGGTAGCGCCGTTCAGTCGGCCACGCACCGGCCACTCCCACCACTTCCTAAGCTCCGTGTCCGACGACCAAATAAGCCAGAGATGAATCCGTGTCTGGGAGCAATGTCATCAGTTCTGG GATGCTGGGCGTCATCAGGTTACAGTGTGCAAGGCTGCGCACTGCTAGAGCAGAAACTGCGCCAATGCATGGATGCGCCT CGAAACCCGAACCAGAAGAAAAACAACATCAACTTCCATCTCTCGCGAATGTACCCCAAGATTGTGGGTCCACACAAGCGGAATTAA
- a CDS encoding UhpC, Sugar phosphate permease — MVTLDPSDEKAQPMTAMASGLNNSIVNSESDDLAMLALEKRVLRKTDMVVLPMMCFVFFFQYLDKQSLSYASVYGLIADLDLKGNQFAWTSSIFYVGQLVSEFPFIYLMSRFKLSKFVGITIVIWGAVCMCLATPKTYSGFLAVRFFLGAAEGAVSPAFITITSIWYKRSEHALRIGCWITYNALAQIVGSLLMYGIGQHNTSSLASWRLMLLVCGIFTSLCGVAFYCIMPDGPDTAWFLTAEERIAAQHRLREDHDGGDKTSFSMEQLKEAAFDFKTYAAFAFGILVTAPAPVLTFASLIIKQLGYTSGETLLHGSPSGAVQIVAIWIGIIACLIWPQKRSFIIIGLVAIPLTGCIMLLALPLHGWPIIIAAWLGSCISSIFSLTMSLNASNIRGNTKRSVVNTVYFIGYCSGCIGFPQLWTTETAPRYTAGLVVSVADWAILIVLMGYYWYHGWSENKRRDELEKESAVTVYEPGADVTDKQDLTFRYSL; from the exons ATGGTGACTTTGGATCCCAGCGACGAAAAGGCACAGCCGATGACTGCGATGGCCAGTGGCCTGAATAATAGCATAGTGAACTCGGAAAGTGACGATCTTGCCATGTTGGCGCTGGAGAAACGAGTTCTCAGGAAGACTGATATGGTTGTCTTACCAATG ATGTGCTTTGTTTTCTTCTTCCAAT ACCTAGATAAACAGAGTCTGAGCTATGCATCGGTGTACGGCCTCATTGCCGATCTAGACTTGAAAGGCAATCAGTTCGCATGGACGTCTTCCATCTTCTACGTTGGGCAGCTTGTGTCTGAGTTCCCATTCATTTACCTGATGAGTCGGTTTAAACTGTCAAAGTTTGTGGGTATCACAAT TGTAATTTGGGGCGCAGTCTGCATGTGTCTTGCCACTCCAAAGACATACAGCGGATTCCTTGCCGTGCGTTTCTTCCTAGGAGCCGCAGAGGGGGCGGTCAGTCCAGCTTTCATCACCATTACAAGCATCTGGTACAAGAGAAGTGAGCATGCGCTGCGTATAGG TTGTTGGATTACCTACAACGCGCTTGCGCAAATCGTCGGCTCTTTACTCATGTACGGCATCGGGCAACACAACACATCGTCACTTGCTTCCTGGCGACTCATGTTACTCGTCTGTGGAATATTCACCTCGCTCTGCGGTGTAGCATTCTACTGCATCATGCCCGACGGGCCTGATACGGCATGGTTCTTGACAGCAGAAGAGAGAATAGCTGCACAGCATCGTCTACGTGAGGACCACGACGGTGGTGACAAGACATCTTTTTCCATGGAACAACTCAAAGAGGCAGCATTTGATTTCAAAACATATGCTGCGTTTGCGTTTGGTATCCTTGTCACAGCTCCGGCTCCGGTGCTCACT TTTGCGTCCTTGATCATCAAACAACTAGGTTATACCTCTGGTGAAACACTGTTGCATGGATCTCCATCTGGTGCTGTCCAGATCGTAGCTATCTGGATTGGCATCATCGCGTGCCTCATCTGGCCGCAGAAACGTTCTTTCATCATCATCGGACTCGTTGCGATACCCTTGACCGGGTGCATCATGCTATTGGCACTGCCTCTCCACGGCTGGCCTATCATCATTGCCGCCTGGCTCGGAAGTTGCATTTCCAGCATCTTTTCCCTCACCATGAGTTTGAACGCGTCCAACATACGCGGCAACACAAAGCGATCGGTTGTGAATACTGTGTACTTTATCGGCTACTGTTCCGGATGCATTGGCTTTCCTCAGTTGTGGACGACCGAGACAGCGCCGAGGTATACGGCCGGTCTTGTGGTCTCGGTGGCGGATTGGGCGATTCTCATTGTGCTTATGGGGTACTATTGGTACCATGGATGGAGTGAGAATAAGAGAAGGGATGAGCTCGAAAAGGAGTCCGCTGTTACAGTGTATGAGCCTGGCGCTGATGTCACAGATAAGCAAGACTTGACTTTTAGATATTCTCTGTAG